Genomic DNA from Panthera uncia isolate 11264 chromosome E3, Puncia_PCG_1.0, whole genome shotgun sequence:
gatggttctctctctctctctctttttttttttttttttttccatttctgttttagCTCCAGATTCAAGGCTCTTGCCTCTATCAATCTGCCTCACATTAGGTCCTGCAGATTGTACTTCTCCAGGATTTAAAAACCCACTAAATTACTGCAGTGGTTTCACCAAGACCACGTGCTTCACAGGCTCTGGGGAACAGTAGCACAACAAAGTTTTCCTAAAATGAACGACTTACCGTGTTAACGGGAATTTGGTCTCAGGGATTAAATCATATATTTCTTGCCATTCTTGGGGTATGTCAATAAAATCTCGGTAAATCTTGATTTGTAGCACTGTTCCTATGGTGATGTGttgcaaaagttttaaaaattctcgAAGAGTATATCCTAACACATTGGCATGGCCAACACTAATCAGAACATCacctgaagaaggaaagaaattatcaGTAAAATTAAGATAATGGGTCATTGGGCTCATACCACTTCTGGCTGCACTGTGAGGTATTCCATTTTACGAGTTCAACCAGACTCCAGcctttatttaataaaagtgaCCAACTAGGTGACATGAGTGTCCTTCGCATAATGAATGCATGCAAGATGTTTCTTAATAGCGGTGTAGAAGATATTCTATCATGTTTTTATGGTATTTCTTTAGTCCTTGGTGTGAAAGAGGCTAAAAATCGTTTATAATCTGAACCATCCTTTAGGattctaaaaatgtttgtttcGAGTAAAATGAAtagtcattattatttaaaaaaaaccacttacaCTAAGTGAGTAAATGACCTACTTGCTATTGTACCTGCCTGGCAATTTCCAGTGCCCTCCACTCTATTAACATAAAgcccttctggggcgcctgggtggctcagtcggttaagtgtccaacttcggctcaggtcatgatcttgcagttcgtgagttcaagccccgcgtcaggctctgtgctgatggctcagagcctggtgcctgtttcagattctgtgtctccctctctctctgaccctcccccgttcatgctctgtctctctctgtcacaaaaataaataaacattaaaaaaaaatttaacataaagcccttcattttaattttctgcctTGTGCGGTATTAGTTGAGCAAGTAATTCTGCATGAAACAATGGACATTTAGCATGCTTTAATTAAGCTTAAGATGTGTATATAGAGAGTATGTTGGATAAAGGGATTTGAAAGCTAGACTGCCTACTTCAGGGCATTGCTGGACAGGAAGGGAAGTGTGATGGTCAACCATAGAGCTTCTAATCTCCTGGCAAGTGGGAAGAAAACCACATCTTGACAGCAAGTCCCTGGACCCCCTAAGTGCATATCTTTGTCCACCTCCCTGCCGCCAGCACCTAGGGCATGGACATGTAAACTAGATCCAGCCACTGGGCACTCCCACCTGGGTCACTGAACCTGGGCAGGAGATGCAGCTGGGTGATGGAAGCACCCGGTTTCCAGGGGTAGTTCTATATGGCCCCGCGTTCTGTCATCATTTCCCAAGCCTGGTTCTCCAGCCTTTCTGGCAGTTCTGTTAGACTCAATGTTCTAAGTTCAGTGCCTTCACAGGCACTGTTTTCGATTGCTTGCAGTGAAGAATCCTGACTAATGCAAGGATATTCAGCAAGAGAGGAAGGGATACAAAGAAATTACTTCTTAAGGGCTCACATTAGGTAAAATCTTAGTCTTCAGATCTTACTAGAACTAACAGCCTGCCAAATGGTAATGGAGACTTTATCACTAACACTGGATAAAGAGACTCCAATCAAGTCCCAAAGGATGTGTTCATTTCTCTGTGCGTGAGAAGCTAGGGACCTCTCAGTTACCTTCATTCCCAGACAGCAGAAGCCTAACCtccaaggaggagagaggatgcAGTACCTTCTGTGATACTACACCCCACTGTGCTGTAGTTGGGAATTAATGCTGATCTCAAAGGAAGGCTCCAAGGACAAACTTTCATGGTGCTAGATCCTATCAGAAACTTCAGTTTAAAAAGAACTTAAGTTTAAAAGTactgaagaaaatgaatactTGGAAGGGTGAAGAAAAACCTGCTTTGGTCTTACAAAGTAGCTGATGATAAAACCAGCCTAGGATCTGCAGCTAACTTCAGAATGAAACAAGCTTCTCCCAGCCACCTGCAGAGTGTGCCATCTGAAACAGCTGTTCATCCTACAGAGGTTAATTACaatggcaaaacaaaaccaaacacctCACTGGATGAGTTTACGTGCCTGATGTTAAAAGGAACGTTTATAGCTGAAAGCTATGGCTTGGCATTCTGCTTAATTACGTTGTTGAAGGATGTTTTTTATCAAGAGGGCAGAAAATAAACAGCTTAATTCCCTGACCATCCTGACTGTAAACCAAAGGTGTCATTGTATGAATGTGATTACTCTGACAATAGATATTAACATTGCCCTTCATAAAGAAACATCAATCTGGTATTTATGAATACCAACCccattacacttttttttttctgttttaatgggCTGTAGGAACCACATTATTATAAACCTTGTCTCGATTACCTATATTAAATCAACTTTGCAGCAGCCAAGCcactactgaaaaataaatttttatttatttttctccatctctcccgACAAGGCTCTGAGTTCCACAAGCTCCAGGTGGCTAGAGACCACATCTGTTTGGCTTACCATTATGCCCTCCTGCCTAGCAGGACacctgcacacagtaggcattcaggaaatgcttattgaatgaatgtgACCAGTATATGACTTGTATTTACCTTCAAAGCTATACTATTTCTTAAGACTCTAGATATCAGTCTATTTAAAGGCATATTGGCCAAAAGGAATTTAAATTCAGCcagaataaacaaacactaaactAAACTAGCAAATTCAATAGGAAATGAAACCCAATTTGAAAcaccagaagagaaaaatgtaaaacacgtGGATGAGAAATAATGGGGCTGGGAGGTAACAAGGTCGAAGAAATAGCAGGTCTGTGGGACTATCACCTCTGAAGATCTCATTCATTGTTAAAAGGACTGAATTCTGGTCTTTGAAACCAAGAACCTGAGGAGAACTGACTGACCCATCATGAAGAGATTTGGGACTCTGGACTCTCTCCGGTACTGAAATCCCACTTCCAGTCAAAAGTGTGGGCTCTCTAgacatgggttcaagtcccagctctgcccacccACTTAGCTCTGTGTATTGACCAAGTTACTACACCTCCAACCCTCTATATTGTGTTATCGACCTTCCAGGAGTTTGTAAAGACTAAATTAGATAATAGATGTGGAAACACCTTGCACAATGCCAgtgacaaacatttattattcatttactaATGCACAGACATAATATGTGCCAGCATTAAAGGTAAATCCTGGATTTAAAAGATGAATTCAAGACTGCCTCTGACCTCCAGGAGCCCACTAACCGTGGCCACACCATGAGGTTCTGTTTCCTGTGCATAAAAGCACACTCCTGTCCCACTCCAGCGAGTGTGTGCTCTGGTTATGAATCAGCTTCTGTTGCGTGACCCCAGAGAAACTGAGGAAAAGCTCATGGGAAACTGTGCTGGACCTGTCTCCCTGGCGCTTTGTTCCCCAGCACCAAGCACTGCCATTTGGAGAGAATGTTTTGGATTATAAGGTGGGGGCAAACTTTCATAATGGCatcatttatctatttacttcTTTAATCCCCTGCTTCTAACACAAGCTGCGgttagaatcacctgaggagcttTTAAATCATGAactgccctgtccccagccccctaTCAATtgaatcagaacctctggggAGATGGGGCCTAGGCATCTCAGTTTTAAAAGCTCCCAAGGTGATTCTAGGAAGTAGCATTATAAATCAGTAATTTAATCCACGGGGCTCCTGTACcacaatcattttttatttaaagaaaaaaagaaagaaaagccacaagTCAGGAACAGCCTAAGAGAAATGATTGCCAGTATTTCCATAGAACTGTcgttttcaaagcactttcataaAATTTATCTCTCCAGATCCTAGCAACCTCTGAGGAAGGTAGCTGTTATCCCAATTTAGACATGAGGTGACTGAGGCCTAGAAGGTTAAAtgactgcccaaggtcacagaactagaaaGTGACAGAGCCTGGGCCTGACTGAATTCAGGCCCAGCTAAAACCAGATGATTCTTGTTTCTCACCACCTTACCATCCCATTGTGCCTCCCTGACTACTGAGCACAGCCCTAGAACTGGAGCAGACACTGGAAAACACATCTTGAACTGGATGGAAAATTCATTCTCCCAAAGACAAGAGAAGCAGGGCAGTGTTGATCAAAGGCCTTGGGCTCTGAAGTCTAACAGAGAGGGTTCAAATCCCTGATCCCTGGTGTGACAATGGGCAATTTACTAAATATCTGACTCCTTATCTATAAGGTGGTTTAATGCAGAATCTACCTCAGGATTGTcaggaggatgaaatgagatcatgCTTCTAAACATTAACGATGATTAATACTGCCTACCTAGAAGAAGAAAAGTCCACAGAGAAGCATAAACTCTGGAATGACACCATCCCACTTGCCAGAGTGGGGTGAACCTAGACAAGGAACtcaatctctgtgcctcagtttcctcccctgtgaaAGGGGGATGACAATAGTTCCTACCTAGAGACTTACTGTAAGaattcagtgaaaaaataaaacagcaagggTTATTAAAGTGCTAGCAACCTGCTGGCCCACAGAAAGCTCTCAAACAatgtcatcatcattattatggTTACACTAAAACCTATTAACCGGGGTCTCCCCGAGggcagatgggggcaggggggaaccACAGTCACCTGGCTGGAGTTTTCCATCCGTGGCTGCAGCCCCCGTCCTGATGAGGTGGGTGATCTGGAGGTAGGGCCCATTCTGGATGATGATCAGGCCTAAGCCCAGGTTGCCCACAGTGAGTTTGGTCTGCTGAGTTTTGCTCAAGTTGTGTATGGATGACTTGACATTGAAGCCAACGTTTTTGCCTAATATAAAGAGGGGGACATTTTTTAGTCCTTCGCCTGGACAGCAGCATGACAGTATCACTGGGGTTCTAAAGCCAGATCCCTGGGGCAGTTCCTCAACctatttatttctcagtttcctcatcagtaaagtgAGGACAGTACGTGTCTAGCTTGGAGACTTGTTATGAGAATAAATGAGACAGAGGgctttgcacagtgcctggcacctgctGAGTGCTTAATTAATGTCAGTTATTATGTATTCACTTGACAAATGTTTCTTGATGCAGGCAGTGTGCTAAGAAATAGCAGTTTCTTGCCCTTATGGATCCTCCAGCTTAGTGGAAGAGACAGATACTAATCAGTCacataaatagatgttgaataACAAACTGTAACACatgctatgaaggaaaaatacagagagCTCTGAGGAGGACTGCCAGGAGGCCAAGGTATCCTGCGGGAAAGGCAGTTCAGGCTTCATACAGAAGGCAAAATTTGAATCGAGGTCAAAAAGACCAACAGGAAATCTTGAGAcaaaggagggtgggagggagcaaACTGGATTGAGGCTGTAAGGAAAGAACAGAGATGCACTGGAGCACTCGTGAGGAGCAAAGTCACAGCCGACTGGCGTGGCCTCACAGGCTTACCTCACTGGAAAAGCTTAGGAGCAGGTTAAGCGGGACCCTGTaacatttgtaaaacaaacaaatgaacccGGCTGGCTGCTGTGCGGGGCACAGACTGCGGGATCCAGAGTGGATGTGGGAAATCGAAATGTTACTGGAGTCACCCAAGCATGCCATGGCAATGTCAGTGGAAATGGTAGCGAAAGATCATTTGGGAGGAAAATCCGGGAAAATGGGTGGTGGTGGAAGGGTGCCGAAGTATGTTTTCTCCAGAACTGATTCTCACAAGAAAAGTTTCAAAGACTATGGAGTGATTTAAAACAAGTTACTTTCCTAAAAGGAAGCTTCTCAGAAGACTCATTTTCAGTACACAGGAAGTTTCTGGGGACATTTGTTTTCAGCAGCTCTTCCTGAAGGACAAGTGACAGGCCTTTGCGAAATCCATGTGACTGTGGTGTTTTGGGGGGGCCCAAGAGGCCTGCTGAGGGAGGGGTGCcccctgttcccccacccccaggttcaTGACCCTTCCCTGTAAGCAAGTGTCCTTGCTGTCTCCAACCTCACCTTCCCCCAAACCGCAGAGACTCTATAAGAAAGTAAAGTAACCCAGTATAAAGAAGGTACCACATTCGGAGATTTTTCAGGATTCTGGGAGCCATTTGGAGCAGGTCAGACCTTCCTTCAGCCTCTAGCTCCTGAGCATACAGAGAAGTGGCATCTCAGGCAAGGTCTGAGTTCCAACCTCAGCTTGCTACTTCATTGTGCTTAGGATAAAATAATCTATACGAGACCCAGTCTCAAAAGACAGCAGGGTTAAGGGAAAGAAGGCAGACTCAAAAGACTCCATACCACACGATTCCACTTTTATGACACTCTCCGTGGAAAGGGCAAAACTATAGAAACAGATCAGGAGTGTCAGGCACTGAAGTGCAGGCTGGTGGCAAAGAGGAGCAAAGTaatttggggatgggggagggagcgTGTGTGGGAGGGAAACTTCCACAtcttgatggtggtggtggttatatgTGAGTATTCATTGATCAAAACTCAGAGCTATACACTAAaaatgggcgggggggggggggaggctcttactgtatgtaaattatagttTGGTAAACAAATGATGGCGAGGGGCTAACTCCCAGGCCAAGAGGGTGacgttcccattttacaggggaggcAAAGTAATGAAGGCTTGGTCTCCAGggcgtctccctctccccactccccagttaccttttttgcttttatgggCGGCCTTCTCCATGGCCCCAGGAGGGCAGACCGCTCAGGAGGGGCCTCCTGGAGCCGAAGCTGGAGTGGGTCCAACTCCCAACTGTTTCGAACCCGCGAGGAGGGGGCGCACAGCGGGCTGGCCGCCGGCGACGGGGGGACCCCGGGCGGCAAGGAGGTTTCCGGCGCTGCCCCTCGGGATGGCCGCCAGGGGGCAGACGTGGGGTACCCGTGGGGGTCACAAGGCCTCAGCGGACTTGGAAAAAGGAGTGAGTGAAAGTTTTGGGGGAGAACAAACTCGTTCAGGGAGcagcacagtgtctggctcaCAGTGGGTTCATCATCCATTCTTGGAAAACAACCGAAGTGGGGAGGATGGAGGAAGCACAGAGGCGGGTGTGGCAAAGCTGTGAAATTGTGGGGCCCAGGCAGACCCTAACTAGAAGCCCATATAAGATCACACAATCCCCTGCTGCACTCCcagtaatgatatttttaaatattgctgcATCAATAGTCCCAACTGTTTTGGAACTGCACtgttttcatcaatgttttgCATGAGAAGAGGGGCCAAGGGTGgctcgggggaaaaaaaaaatgagtcacgATTAGGAGAGGAattaattcttccttcttttttccaaaataattctttcctcccacacacacattcGCTCACaggacaaatatttactggaagCCCGCTCTGTGGTTTGTGCTGATGCTGGGGACACAACAGTCGGCAAGACAAACAAGGGCCCTACCTATCCTTTTGGAACTTAGATTTAACGAGCAGATCAAGTGGATGATTTAAGAAAACTgtaaattatcaaaaatatattctagaagaaacagaaagcaatgTAATGAGGTAGGTCCTGTCCTCATTCCCACTCCGATAAAACAGAGAAGCTATGCACCTTACATTCATGCCTTCAATAGTTATCAAGCACTTATTAGATGTCAGACACTGTGCAAAGATTTCCATGGTAAACCCAGTTTACCGGGCTGTTTCTGTGGCTCTACCCGGACAGTAAACCAGGGCAGATTTTCATTCAATAAATCCCGCCTTGCAGAGGCTgagacaaagggaaagaacaGTCATCCATTTTCTTACTCTCAACCTCAAGGAGTCTCCAGCAGGTGGCTTCTTGTGATCGATCACCAGTTTCCTCCTCCAAACAGTCTGGCAAGGTGTCTATGCAGACACCAAATTAATTCTGTCATAAAATACatccttttcctctgttttcctaTTAGTAGGGGGACAGTGAGAGTTTGTGGAACTAAAGCATGTCAGCATCGGAGGTTCAGGGAGGGGAGCCTATCGGCACCTGGCACACAGGGTGTCCATCTGCCTTTCCTCCATCCCAGGCTGAAAACTCTCTTCAGGGCAGATGCCAAGATCACACCAATGGGTGGAACTGCAGGATACAAACGGTTGTGGATGCCATCCTGTGCTGCCCAGATCCCCCTTCGGGACTGAAGGATTTATTCCtgctcctccaccccacccctgcttctagCTGAGCTCCCTGCCCAAGATTACACCTTCCCAGGGCAGCTAGCATCCAGTGACTGGTCACTGTGGGGTAAAAATCTGGCTCCCTCAGTCCAGCTCGAGCAACCCTGGAGGGCaatcccagctccagagctcctgTGGGGTCTACTGAGGTCCTTCTGTGGCTGCACTGCCACCTGACTTCTCCCTTTGCCTAATgctgcttccccttcctcccctcatgGGCATGGCTTCCAAGAGCACTCCCCAATAAACTCCTTGCAGCTCAAGAGTGTttcctggaggggcgcctgggtggctcagtcggttaagcgtccgacttcggctcgggtcatgatctcacagtccgtgagttcgagccccgcgtcgggctctgtgctgacagctcagagcctggagcctgcttcagattctgtgtctccctctgtctctgcccctcccctgttcatgctctgtctctctctgtctcaaaaataaataaacattaaaaaaaaatttaaaaaaaaaaaaaaaaaaaaagagtgtttccTGGAAAGCCCACCCAACCTGCAGCAGCTAGCACCAGGGATGGTCTGCAAGAGTAGATGCCAAGATGGAATTTCGGAGTTGGGTGACCCCGCTGTCCAGGTGATAATGAGGACCCCATCCCCAGTAGAGGAGGTGTATACATCACCTTGGGCACAGGGAAGCACTAAGATTGTTCCATTTTTCACCAGAGAAAATTGAAACAGTTTGTCACCCACATGATCCACCTGAGTATCTCTTAGTGCTCCCTTGCCCTATTTTGACAGTGAACAGACAAAAAAAGCAGCCACAGCCCAAGAAATACATGGCAACAAGTGGCTCAGACTCCTCAGGGATGGAGGTCCGAACCACCCCACCACATAAGCCACCTAGACCACCAGAGGTGCTAGCAAAAGGTGAGAGGAATCTAGgatgggcaggagaggagggaggtgatGAGCATGTCGCTTATGCCTGGAGATGAGCTGCAGCAACACGGGGAGCTGGGGTTTGTCCTGCTAACCTTCCTCTCATAAGATTCCCACGGGAAAAGATGCCCACCGGGGTCCTGCTTTCAGAACTGAAAAGAAGCAGGTGGATCTTCGTGCAATGGGTGCACTGTGACAAATGTTGCCCTGTGCTACCCAGTCCTCCTGAAGACTGAAGGACTTAGTCCCCAGCTCCTGGGAAGGTTGTAGGTTCATGGATCTCAGCTGTTGGCCCTTTCAAGGAATTGTCTTTGGCTGGAGAGCAGCCATACCCAAGGTCATTCCTGAGGTAGCTCAACTCCAATGACTGGTCCATGTGGGGATATAAAGGCTTGGCCCCTTTTCCCCAACTCTGAGTGGCCACCCCAACTTCAGAGTTGCTCACGGGGTCTGCCAAAGCCTCCAATAACTGAATCACAGCCAAactgctccctctgccttccctccccccagaGGAGTTGCTCCTTAATGCACTCCCTAATAAAGACCGCACGCTAATCCATGATCTCTGGTTGGAGTCAGCTCCAGTGGAACCCAATCTGTGAGACGAAAGGAGATTTGAGCCCAAGGCACAAACTGTTAACCTCTGGATTTAGCTCTTTGGTCTTATCTAATCCCAGAACCCCCAGGTGCATGTATATGGTGCAGCCACCAAACTCTTGGCCTTCATGGTGAACTTGACCCCCTGGGGAAGCAGTGTGTTCTTTATCCTGTCAGGCCAAAGATACTCCTTAAAGAGAAGAGTGATTATATAGTCCCCTCCACAGCTTTCACCAAGGTCCCATCTGGATTCAGCCTCTGTTGGGCCAAGGCCTACCATCCATCATGATAAAGCACACTGTGTTCACAGCCCCTTAACAGCCGCAGAATGGCTATTTAGGACTTTAGGCTGCCAGCATAGATCCCTTCCGGGGGCCTTCTGGGTCCCCAAGGATTTTCTGCCTTAAGGATCCCTGTGGCTCATCTCTCTGAATGAAATAGCCCCAGCTGCTTTGTTTAAGGGAGAGTGAGGAGATGGGGAGCTTCTCCCACTGAAGCAAAATGTCTGACTTTCCCAAGTTCAAGTCAGTAGAAAGGAGGGGACTAGAATATAGTTCTGTATCC
This window encodes:
- the PDZD9 gene encoding PDZ domain-containing protein 9 isoform X1, with product MEKAAHKSKKGKNVGFNVKSSIHNLSKTQQTKLTVGNLGLGLIIIQNGPYLQITHLIRTGAAATDGKLQPGDVLISVGHANVLGYTLREFLKLLQHITIGTVLQIKIYRDFIDIPQEWQEIYDLIPETKFPLTRTTKKTEQAKDPLASSDDGEDVVSDKKLKYYKYSKSSEHHSARRPMSISREWHSYKKKNRTISVGKGINADVVIHRDPKREVRPPSPYWTMVKRDNQSSSSSTASSTSDAFWLEDFAQVEKGRGQPVSKVA